In Pan paniscus chromosome 1, NHGRI_mPanPan1-v2.0_pri, whole genome shotgun sequence, the DNA window TCTGCCTTTATGGGCAAATGATTAATCTTCCTGAATGTCAGTTCATCATTCTAACAGATATAGAGAATACAGGGCTGTTTGATGTTCAAATGTAATCATTTGTACACAGAGAAGAAGCAGTAAGTGCCTAATGCATTTTAAGGTAATTTAGTCAGTAAGTGAACTGAAACCATGTTGTTCTATAATTAATTCTGAATTCAAAGCAGCCATGGATGCAGTTCAAATTGCTTAATCAAACATATCTTAGATCcttttttcaatattaaaaatacagaatagaggttttctttgaccttttttcctgaaatttcttACTTTGCAGCTCTTGAATGAAAAATACcagcttcatttaaaaatttaggaTTTTGTCATTGTTTATATTGagttcttattttaatttctaatatttacaGATGCTTATACCtctgaatatttatttctaaagtttTATCATACCCTCAAGAAAGAGTACCCTCCTCTCTCTTCTTAAACAGTTTATTTCTAACCCGCTATTTCAACAGTTTCAGTTTATCGAGGTCTGTTTTCTCAGGCACTTTCTTACGTATAGTATCAATTTGGGCGTCTGTCTCCCTGCGGATAAGGTTTCAATTTGGTTAGATGGCAAATTCATTGGcagctgttactttttttttttttaattgagacggagtctcactctgtcgccggactggagtgcagtggcgcaatctcggctcactgcaacctccacctcctgggttcaagcgattcccttgtatcagcctcccgagtagctgggactgtaggcgcgcgccaccacgcctggctaattttttgtattttagtagagacggggtttcaccatgttggccagggcagctcttactttttaaaatatccccCAAATCTCCTAGCACAGTAGTGGGCAGATAGTAAATGTTTGACATGGATTTGCTTGTCAGATttaattgaaaaacaaacaaacaaacaaacaaaacccagaaacttCATGCTCAAGTATCTGAGCCAGGGACGGACCATAAACCCGAAGCTTGAGTTGGTGCTCATTTACCTCTTGTCAAATCCTGAGATATAACATGTAATCCTGATAACTTACACCAAAATCGTGCCAACTGTGACTCATTGCTCTAGAATTTCAGAAAGTCTTGCCTACTGTTACCTGTCTTAACTTGaagtttcctcatttctaaatcCTATTTCATGAAAAGAGGCCCTAGAATATAGTCTTCTTGAAATAAGTATGTCATCTTTCTTAAGATACTGTCATAAGGTTAAATAATTAATAAGGATATTCCAGGGCCTAACAGTGGTTAAAGGCGGAAGGAGGAACTGGATTTTATTTAGAACAGTTTCTCATGTGAATAAATGTTTACCTAAGGTAGTAAGCCAGGGAAATTCCCTCAAAAATTTGGAAAGCAGACAGGAAAAGGGGCAGATCATAAAAACAGGAAGGACATAATTTAACTTCCAATTTTAAGTTCTGTGCTTGTGTATATGAATTCCAGATCTGATGCAAGTGCAAAGGTTATGGGATCAAGGCATCAGTCTTTTTCTAGAGTAAGTTTATTATTTATCCCTGCATTGCAGCATCTAAGTACAGAGCCACAAAAACATTTGTTGTGttgaaaaatcatttttgtgTAACTGGTCTTTTAAGAAGCAGTTTATTGAACAAGGTAAAATAGGGcccaaattaaaattttgacaGTTCAGAGAGAAATATTGCTAATAATATTGTAAATAGTACAATATTAAGACAAAATGGTTGGATTACAAAGCAGTATCTGTGGGCTTGAGTTTTCACTCCATCATTAACCAGCCAGCAGTGATTTGAGACACTACTCACACCCTCTTGtccttagtttcctttttttgtaaagGAGGATGTTAAATCTCTGgacttttttctaatttataaatcGTCAATTCTCTCTTAGATTAAAAAATAGGTTTTCCAAAATACTTTCATTGTACTTCCTTTTGTTTAAGTAAACTTTAGGTGAATTTTATCTTGTGGGAAAGATAAAGAATGTTCATTCTTTTCTAGGATTTAATAATTGAATTAAACTTCACTACATCTCTAAAGAGGGTAGAGAAGAGATAATCTAACATTTATGGAATGCATGAACTTTTCACCTTCATTTCATTCTCCACAAAAGCATTATACAgtgaaaattttctccattttacagttaaggaaactgaagctcagagaactcAAGTAACATGCCTAAGGCCACAGAGCAGGTAGGAACTGGGCAGTGCCAGCCTCTGCTCTTGAGGTCTGTCTGATTTAAAAGCCTGTGTGACTGAGGTCCATAGAACCAGGAGACTTCCTCAATTTTGTAGTAAACCCATACTTTTGGGCCCAGGAAGAAaatccaaggttttttttttttttttttttttggaatagagTATAAGCTCAGGCTGAGGGCAGGATGCAGGAAAATATCCTTCTGTAAAATAACTTCTTATGCCAGAACTAGATTATCAGagtttaaaaatgatgaaatataaAATTGAGCTTATTgtgtttacaattttttattaaattcctGTAATACACTTGATATTTTCTAGAGACTATCTCAGAATGAACGCATTCTATACACTAGAAATTGATGAAACATTTTTGTgagtatagattttatttttccagctttattgaagtataattgacaaataaaaattgtgtgtatTTAAGGTAAACAAGATGACGACTTGATTAAAACTCTATTTTTTCCAAACTAGAGATCCTAGCCTCTCCAGCTTCCTAACACTCTGCCGCTCATGTACATGATATCTGGAGTATGGTAGGGGGATTAAtctcaaactttattttttcttataaaaagtaattttcttaTCTAGAAATAATCTGGAATACTTTCTTAGATGAGAGCACACCACTTTATTCTCCCAAGCCTCCTCTACACGTGCACTGTACTGCCATTTGATttaggaaagaattttttttcccctctgaacttcccttgtgcttttttttttatgttctgaGTTTGTGTTGGCTTTCAGCCTTCCGTTCCTTTTGTTGTATTTGACCTGGTGCCAAATGAGAGTCAGCACTTAAGTTACAAGTATCATTTTCTAACACAGTGACAGAAGGAAAACTCCGCCTTCCACACCCACTACTAATTACCATATTGCTACAAAACATGACATTGCATCCTTCACCCATCActtgtgaatttttgttttccaCAGCTCTCATTTCTCCAAAAATGTGTTTGAGCCACTTGGAAAATATGCCTTTAAGCCATTCAAGAACTCAAGGAGCTCAGAGATCATCCTGGAAGCTGTGGCTCTTTTGCTCAATAGTTATGTTGCTATTTCTTTGCTCCTTCAGTTggctaatctttatttttctccaattaGAGGTAAGGAGGCAATTGTACCTAAGGTTACTATTTGCTATAatcctctatttatttatttttctagttattaTCATTGTCACTCAGTATTGTTAGCAATAGTTGGAAGGAAGAGATGtgtatacataatgtaaataCAATTCTAATATTGTCACGACATGGCTTTTGAAGTTTATCTAAAGGTTTTGAGATAAAAGATATCAGAAAATGCTAAATGTTAGCTGCAGAACTCTGTTAGATAGAGAGAACTGGTTAAGCCAATTGACAGGGGCCTGTGGAGTATTTTTCCTTCCCTCTGCTATAGCTCTTGGTGgaataaaaaaggtaa includes these proteins:
- the TNFSF18 gene encoding LOW QUALITY PROTEIN: tumor necrosis factor ligand superfamily member 18 (The sequence of the model RefSeq protein was modified relative to this genomic sequence to represent the inferred CDS: inserted 1 base in 1 codon; substituted 1 base at 1 genomic stop codon), with product MRAHHFILPSLLYTCTVLPFDLGKNFFSPLNFPCAFFFMFXVCVGFQPSVPFVVFDLVPNESQHLSYKXSFSNTVTEGKLRLPHPLLITILLQNMTLHPSPITCEFLFSTALISPKMCLSHLENMPLSHSRTQGAQRSSWKLWLFCSIVMLLFLCSFSWLIFIFLQLETAKEPCMAKFGPLPSKWQMASSEPPCVNKVSDWKLEILQNGLYLIYGQVAPNANYNDVAPFEVRLYKNKDMIQTLTNKSKIQNVGGTYELHVGDTIDLIFNSEHQVLKNNTYWGIILLANPQFIS